A part of Planococcus sp. MB-3u-03 genomic DNA contains:
- a CDS encoding ABC transporter ATP-binding protein translates to MEKILQVKDLELSFNTYGGEVKAIRGVNFDLYKGETLAIVGESGSGKSVTTKSIMRLLPEESAEFKSGEILFGGRDLTKLSDKEMQKIRGKDISMIFQDPMTSLNPTMPIGRQITEPILKHQKISKDEAKKVAIDLLRLVGMPKPELRMKQYPHQFSGGQRQRIVIAIALACNPQILIADEPTTALDVTIQAQILELMKDLQKKIDTSIIFITHDLGVVANVADRVAVMYGGKIVEIGTVDEIFYNPQHPYTWGLLSSMPSMDAEDAKLYAIPGTPPDLLDPPKGDAFALRSEYAMKIDMEQPPPFFKVSDTHMAATWLLHPEAPTVEPPKMVIERMKKFPGSRYYEGSAN, encoded by the coding sequence ATGGAAAAAATACTTCAAGTAAAAGACCTCGAACTTTCCTTCAACACATATGGTGGCGAAGTAAAGGCAATCCGAGGCGTTAACTTTGATCTATATAAAGGTGAAACATTGGCAATCGTAGGAGAATCCGGTTCCGGTAAATCCGTTACCACCAAATCAATCATGCGTTTATTGCCTGAAGAGAGTGCTGAATTTAAAAGCGGGGAAATCCTGTTCGGCGGGCGTGACTTGACGAAGTTGAGCGATAAGGAAATGCAGAAAATCCGCGGTAAAGACATCTCGATGATTTTCCAGGACCCTATGACATCGCTCAACCCGACGATGCCGATCGGCCGACAGATTACAGAGCCGATTTTGAAGCACCAAAAAATCAGCAAAGATGAAGCGAAAAAAGTAGCGATTGACTTGCTGCGCCTGGTCGGCATGCCTAAACCGGAACTTCGCATGAAACAATATCCTCACCAATTCTCAGGTGGACAGCGCCAGCGGATCGTTATTGCCATTGCTCTAGCGTGCAACCCGCAGATCTTGATCGCCGATGAGCCGACAACTGCTCTCGATGTGACGATCCAAGCGCAAATCCTGGAATTGATGAAAGACTTGCAGAAAAAAATCGACACCTCGATCATTTTCATCACCCACGACCTTGGGGTTGTGGCAAACGTAGCAGACCGCGTAGCTGTTATGTACGGTGGGAAGATCGTAGAAATCGGCACAGTCGATGAAATTTTCTACAACCCGCAGCATCCATACACATGGGGCCTTCTCAGTTCAATGCCTTCAATGGATGCAGAAGATGCAAAACTGTATGCGATTCCTGGCACGCCACCGGATCTTCTCGATCCGCCAAAAGGCGATGCATTTGCGCTGCGCAGTGAATACGCCATGAAGATTGATATGGAACAGCCGCCTCCGTTCTTTAAAGTCAGCGATACGCACATGGCGGCCACATGGCTTCTTCATCCTGAAGCGCCAACAGTCGAACCTCCTAAAATGGTCATCGAACGGATGAAAAAGTTCCCTGGAAGCCGTTATTATGAAGGGAGCGCGAACTAA
- the opp3C gene encoding oligopeptide ABC transporter permease: MTQNYEKLPQDAFTRIPRDTQEAEKISKPSVSFWQDAWRSLKKNKGAIISLILFGLILIMSFVGPMISPYEPNDQTITHANLPPKMPVIENLGIMDGVGTLGGREVDLYEMKNVEQNYWFGTDGLGRDMFSRVWKGTQVSLFIAFVAAAIDMLIGVIYGGISGYFGGRIDDVMQRIVEILTGIPNLVVVILFILIMDPGILAIIIALTITGWTGMSRVVRGQVLKYKSQEFVLAARTLGASDSRIIWKHLMPNVLGVIIINTMFTIPGAIFFEAFLSFIGLGLQAPDASLGTLINDGYKLIQYQPHILLFPAVVLSLIMIAFNLIGDGLRDALDPKMKD, encoded by the coding sequence ATGACACAGAATTATGAAAAGCTACCTCAAGATGCGTTTACACGCATTCCTAGAGATACACAAGAGGCAGAGAAAATCTCTAAACCAAGTGTCAGTTTTTGGCAGGATGCTTGGCGCAGCCTGAAGAAAAACAAAGGTGCGATCATTAGTTTGATCCTATTTGGCTTGATTCTTATCATGTCATTCGTCGGGCCGATGATCAGCCCGTACGAACCAAATGACCAAACCATCACGCACGCCAACTTGCCCCCGAAAATGCCTGTTATCGAAAACCTGGGCATCATGGATGGGGTAGGTACACTTGGCGGACGCGAAGTTGACTTATACGAAATGAAGAATGTCGAACAGAATTACTGGTTCGGTACAGACGGCCTTGGCCGTGACATGTTCTCACGTGTATGGAAAGGGACACAAGTTTCCTTGTTCATCGCATTCGTGGCAGCAGCGATTGATATGTTGATCGGCGTCATCTACGGTGGGATTTCCGGCTATTTCGGAGGCCGTATAGATGATGTCATGCAGCGTATCGTTGAGATTTTGACAGGTATTCCAAACCTAGTCGTCGTTATCCTCTTTATCCTCATCATGGACCCGGGGATACTCGCGATCATCATCGCCCTGACGATAACCGGTTGGACCGGCATGTCGCGGGTAGTACGTGGGCAAGTTCTTAAATACAAGAGCCAGGAATTCGTTCTTGCAGCCCGTACACTCGGTGCGAGTGATAGCCGCATCATCTGGAAGCATTTGATGCCGAACGTTCTCGGTGTCATCATCATCAACACGATGTTCACGATCCCAGGCGCTATTTTCTTCGAAGCTTTCTTGAGCTTTATCGGGCTCGGACTACAGGCTCCGGATGCGTCTCTTGGGACATTGATCAATGATGGCTATAAACTGATTCAGTATCAGCCGCATATTCTCTTGTTCCCGGCTGTAGTGTTGAGTTTGATCATGATTGCATTTAACTTAATTGGTGACGGCTTGCGTGATGCGCTCGATCCGAAGATGAAAGATTAA
- the opp3b gene encoding oligopeptide ABC transporter permease, with amino-acid sequence MARYIGKRLIYMFITLALIATFTFFLMKILPGSPIASADKLSPEQRAVVEARYGLDQPLPVQYFDYMFGLLKGDLGISINQFKGANVTDVILSRMGPSAQIGFQGMLLGTVLGILFGMVAALRQNTWVDYGSTVVAIIGISIPSFVFASMLQYWLGLKWDLFPVALWKDGFMSSVLPSIALAMFPLATAARFIRTEMIEVLGSDYITLAKAKGASGSEIAFKHAFRNALIPLITVLGPMAVSILTGSLVVEQIFAIPGIGEQFVKSIMVNDFSIIMGTTIFFSVFLIVVILIVDILYGVIDPRIRLSGGKS; translated from the coding sequence ATGGCACGCTATATTGGAAAAAGATTAATTTACATGTTCATCACTTTAGCGCTTATTGCCACGTTTACATTTTTCTTGATGAAAATATTACCAGGTTCCCCAATTGCTTCCGCAGATAAGCTATCTCCTGAACAACGGGCAGTCGTAGAGGCACGGTACGGACTGGACCAACCCCTTCCTGTTCAATATTTCGATTATATGTTTGGTTTGCTTAAAGGTGATTTGGGTATTTCGATTAACCAATTCAAAGGCGCAAACGTAACGGATGTTATTTTAAGCCGCATGGGGCCGTCAGCCCAGATCGGATTCCAGGGAATGCTACTCGGAACTGTTCTCGGAATCCTCTTCGGGATGGTCGCGGCGCTCAGGCAAAATACTTGGGTGGATTATGGAAGTACGGTCGTTGCGATTATCGGTATATCCATTCCATCATTCGTTTTTGCATCCATGCTACAATACTGGCTCGGTTTAAAATGGGACCTGTTCCCAGTGGCGCTGTGGAAAGATGGATTCATGTCCAGCGTACTGCCGTCAATAGCATTGGCGATGTTCCCACTGGCAACGGCTGCAAGGTTTATTCGTACAGAAATGATCGAAGTTCTTGGATCTGACTATATCACTTTAGCAAAAGCTAAAGGGGCCAGCGGGTCTGAAATCGCTTTCAAACATGCATTCCGAAATGCTTTGATTCCATTGATCACGGTTCTTGGGCCGATGGCAGTCAGCATTTTGACAGGCTCACTCGTAGTCGAACAGATTTTTGCGATTCCTGGAATCGGTGAGCAGTTCGTAAAATCAATCATGGTCAATGACTTCTCGATTATCATGGGTACGACAATATTCTTCTCTGTATTCTTGATCGTGGTTATTTTGATCGTAGATATTTTGTATGGCGTCATCGATCCTCGTATTCGTCTTTCAGGAGGTAAGAGTTAA